The following is a genomic window from Thunnus maccoyii chromosome 13, fThuMac1.1, whole genome shotgun sequence.
tttttctctccatcatgttatttaaaaagaaagtgtGACGTACAACAAGTGTGACAATAATACActaacagaaaacaacagggcatcataatgaaataaagattaAAGGACATAAAGGACGAGACTTCACATTCAGTTTGTTCTTACAGTCAACATGGTGGCAGGACAAAGGgtcaaagtaataataataaataaatagaaagaaaaacatatataacaGAAAAGGTAGGCAATAAAAATTggatttcctaaaaaaaaaaaaaatcttggatCATACtaactgtatgtgcacatgtcTTACTATTTATAAGCTGGGCTCAAAATACTTCCTTTAATTCAATCATGAAAAGTTTCCAGAAGATGCAGAATCATGCTGCGTTGTGATGCTGTCCAGCGCGTGCGCCTGAGCGTTCAGCGTCACTCCATCACATGACGCAACGGTGAGAGCTCCGCCCCCGGCTCGAGGCTTTTGTAAAGGGTCACGTTGCGCTGCAGCAGTGAGACAGGAGACCGTCCCGCACCATCCGCACACTCTTCGCTTAGACTCCCATCAGCAGGTAAGAAGCAACGCTCATCTGATCAACATGAAGAGTTTCAGACAGTTTTCATTCCCTATTGATcacaataatgatgataataatgatgatgatgttgaggGGGGTGATGATGTGGGATGAGATGCTGCTCCACACAGATACTAAAGATAACTCTAGTACCTGTGGCTCGTATTACGTCGTCTCATTTGACAGTAAACCATGTTAATTTtctacctttaaaaaaaatatatcttgtTTAAGTTGCGTATTTGAGTGAAACGTCGAAATGACGCAACAGGAAGAGCGCAAAAAAGACATGACCTTCAAGGATGTAAGTGGTGGAGATGAGGCTGTTGAGGCGTCTGCTGTCAGTTTAAATAGACACatcttgttgttttatttgtttctacGTGTGTAAATTGTGTTTAACTGTGATTAGCAGCGGTGGCAGTGATGAAGGAGAGGGTGAGGTGTTGCCCCGTCTGTGCGTATCTGTGCCAAAGCACGTACACCTCCTCTGATGATGTGATGGGAGGCGGGCTCACAGTATAACAGGAGTGTGTAATGAGTCAAAATGCATTTATGTAGCTTCACGTGTCATTCTACTATCAGACTCCATGTTGAAAGCCTAAcacttactgtacattacatacattttgatttatcGCTTTTCACCTCAAAGCTTAAGTGATTTGTTCATTAACTGATGAGcagattgacagaaaatcaatcagcaataattctgatttattgttttagtcatttttaagacaaaaaagacacaattcCACCTTTGCGCTGCTCCAGAGTATAATACAGATGTTTGATATGTAAAAGTAACATATATGAATGTAGGCTGCATGTAAGTCTCATAAGCATATCACTAGAACTTGCATAACATATTTGCAGTTCGGTGGTGTTTAAGAGGAAGATGTCGCCACGTGTAATCTACACATTTTCACTCTCTCTGAACTGCAACGCTTGCAGTCTCGACGTCTGCCGCAGGCTGCTGTGTCAGAGAGCTGCATGGGAAACAGTGCTCCCGCTAGCACAGCTGGATCAAGGCCTGAAGATAGAAACAGCCCAAACACAGAGACGTGCGCCAGTGCCAAGGCCAGCAGCCCGTCTGGTAACAAAAAACGCAGCAAAGCGAGCAGGCTTTTATACTTTTGACTAGTGCTGCCCCCACAGGAGCCATTTCACTTCCTTAAAGCTCATACAGCTTGCGATGTagagagaataataataataaaaaaaggtgGGTAAAACCTCCAGGTGGTGATAGAGAGACAGGcaaggaaaaaacaagaaatagatcctgttttctttttccccacTCACATGCTTATTACTATAATAttatcaataaaaatgtaaatcagcGTGAGTTTAgtcaccccctccctccctacaGCCTTTTCAATACTAGGCGGTACAGTATGCAAGCTTCAACCATCTTGTAGTTTAATGCTTGCAGCAATGCTTCAAAATAAGACCAGCTGCAGCATGATTGCTATAGATGTAGATGTGTCTACTAGATTTGAGTTTGATGTTGATGATATTTGTGATTTCTGCTCACATCCTGGGTTGGTAAGTGAGACTCTGCAGTATCGGTTTGCACAGAGAACGATTGATTGACTGTTGTAGCGTGAAGAACACGGCGTGATTTCCTGTCTGATCATTGTGTTCTTTCCAAGGTTAAAGTTTCAAATAGATAGTAGCACCAGATGAATGATGGCAGAGTTGAAAATGGGCTTCAGACAAGCAATATTTGTCTTAACTAATATCTAATTAAACCTCCTTTTAATTGTTGTACCATATCATTAAATTTGAGTGGTAGAAATGTAGATTTTAATGTGAATTAGGCCTACTTGCCTCCTCCCTTTAGTACATGTCTGTAAGTCTGGTCCATGGGCTGCATTCGACTGATGATTAATGACAGGATATTGTTTAACATACAGTGGTCACACAGCAGTGTCTTTTCAAGTTTTAAGTGGCTTTGCATGACGCCACAGGAGGGAGTTGGCCGTTGCATCTTGATGTCGCAGTGCAGAAGTGGTGTTTGTCACATAGAGGACGACCTCTGAGCAACAGGCTGGagtgaaacacacagagacacacgaTGGAGAGGCAGTAAAGACAACTAGATATTAATCTCAGCTGACTCTCTGCCATGTCTCttacaaaatgatcaaatatcaTCCTGTTAACAATAACTAATTCCAAAACTGCTTTTTTACTGACATCCCCTTCCCCACCCCACCCAAACAAAATCTGAGTTATCATGAAGTGCATTTCAATGCCTGCACTCTGTACGACCGTGTCTGGAAGATTAACCTTATAACCAGCAGTAGTGTGTGATAATAGCATCTGAGGGCTGCTTGTTCAGATTATGTCAGTGTGACATTTTGACAGCAGGATGCATTTTTACTGATATGCAAGATCATCCTTCAAACCAGCATTTTAGCATTCGCCCTGCtgaagtgcccttgagcaagcggaaacacaaattaaataattaataagcTACTAGAAATTCatgtttaaaggttttaaagttTTTGTGTTGTATATGGTATTATCCTAATACTATACTCAGGTTATAGACAGATCCAGGATCTGACAGCTGTAGCAGATCAATGCAAGTGATAAAACCTGTTTATTACGCCTAAAAACACATTAGTCTGCCTGCCTctacaataattataatatgtatagatgtttctttaaaaatgtgaaaccaTGATGTAGCCAAAGCTTTGACTTAGTTTATTTCATTAGTTAGTTCATTCATTAGTTATCTTTATCTTTCAACTTTATCTGCCAACCAAGTGTGCACTGAATCACATAAATATGATTAGTAAAATGGTAGCTTaagaatacaaaataaaataacttgaCTCCAGTCAGTGGTAAGCACTTCTGAAGCCTTTCATCTCATTATCAGTGTAGTAACAGTCGCCAAATGCCAAATGCATGCCACCGTTCGATCTCCCTGAAGCTCAATAAGTCTAATGTTAGTGTATTCCATCAGTCAATACATTTtagcattatattatataaccAATGTATCTTTACAGTTACTGATCTTCCGTTTTTTTGGCAAAATCAGCCAGATGGTTTCCCATCAGGCCTTTCAAAGCTGTCACCAGCTTGCAGTGGCTAATTGTGATTACGTTGAGCTTCATTTTCAGGGCACCAggatttcaaatgtttcaaaaagtcattttcatgGGTTTCCTGTGTAGCAATGATCACACTTCTCCTTGTTGACTACTTGAGGAAGTTAAATCTAGTGTAAGCCCATCTTGTAATCTTGTAAACCCACGTGGGCTGGGCTCCGTTTGGTGCATGACAGTTtgaccaatcaatcaatcaatcactcaATGGAGAATGTGAACCAGACTTTACCATTTAAGGGAGAAACCATCAGACTCTCCACTTGACTGGTTCTTCTGTGTCGTTCCCACTTAAGAAAACAACCATGAAAGATTTCCTTATTTATAGCCCATCACATCTGTGGTGCTAGGCCCTGCAGCCCAAACTGGAGCTTCATGCTGTTTTGTCCTTTAATTCCCGTTGAGGGAGAGTGTTTCCTGGAGACACATGAGCAGCAGACACTAAAATAGGAAACACTACTGTCAGTGTCTCCTGGGTTGGTGAATAACTGTTGAAACCGGAAAATCTGACATCTAACAAGTCTTCTGCGTTACTTGTTCCATGAATCACATTGGCAGTATCTAAGTTGTCGCCACATTTACGTCCACACATTAGTGAAATCCAGTAGGGTTGTGAGCTATATTCCAAACAATGTTCACACCTGACAGTCAGTGTGACCTGACAGGATTGGATGTGGCAGGCCGCgctgaaaaagacaaagacgGTTTAACAACAGCCTTCTCTAAATACACTCTTGTCTGGAGAACATCTCATTCTGCTTTGTGTGCCATCAAGGATTTGGAGAATAAATTCCATACAACAACTGAAATGTGTTAATGGCTGCTTACTTGTCAGCTAATTTTTAGTTATATAACCTTGTTTAACTATTTATCCACTGGATTGATCTTCTCACCAAACAACAGAATGTGTAGAACCAGTAAAGTATTTCCTAAATATGTGTACGTGTTAAACGGTGTGTTGCCACCAAACCTACTCTAGGCTGATCATATATCTGAGGCACGTCACATACACACTGAAGGGCGTTGTCTGGCAAAGTCCTCTTTTTATGCCTTCAGGTGATATAAAAGATATGTGATCTGAAATATATCCAGACGTCACGGCGTCAGCTCCACATTCAACtgaaaaaagtcacatttggTAACTTTCCATCGTGTTTTCTCAGCAGAAAGCCAACCACACAGGAACCAGActcaatgaaaatgtattgttgAGGCACGCAGGTGCTTCACAAAAGATAGCAGGTATTTGCTGAGTGTGAGTTTTGTCCAGCTAACAGTGGAGCAGGGCACACTGAAGTCACACACATCGTGCCTTTGCCCTTGGCTTGGCCTTCAGCAAGTGTAAATACTCCTTCTCATACACTGGAGAGGTCTGCATACAGTTTCCCTCGGGGCAAGTATTGTACCCTGCAGGTCTGGCCTGTTTAATTTGACCTGTAAGTAGAAACTATCAGCAGTGAGTCTTTGCTTGACATTTGTGTTGTGGTAACTGCACACAGTTTTCACTGAGAggcctctttgtgtgtgtgtgtgtgtgtgtgtgtgtgcgctctaAAGGTTGTTATCTCATAGCTTTAAGCTGAGGATTAACACAGAGGATACAGGGTATGTTGGGCAGTGTCCTAGCAGAACAAAACAGCCTCAGTTGGGAATTCACGGGTCTTATGAGTTTATTGTTGAGCTATGCGTtaattataatcatttttttgttacatCATGACACATTTAGTGTGCTTTATATTATACAACCCAGTGTCCTGACACTAAGATTCATCTCTGTGCTAATACAATACTATTTAGCCTCAGATGCTCTTTCACTGCAGCATACACCTCCATATATAGCTGACTGAGGCACACCTGTGTATTTGTCATTGAAGGAGTAACTTCCACCTATCAAACAGATTCATCTATACGTGATCCTGTATAGTGGCACATGGCTGTGCCCATGCTGTTGAACAAAGCCACCCCAGTGACGTCGTATTTCAGGGAGTGGCTTCTCAACCTGTGCAGTCCACCAGAGAGAGAAGTCACAGCTTGTTCCCTGGCACGCTATGCGTATGTGGGAGtgctgcaggtttttttttttgtgtgtgtgtgtatgtgtgtgtgtgtgtgtgtgtgtgtgagtggaacGGGAAATTCACAAACCTCATGTATGCTCATTTAGTATGCATCCAGTAGGCGTCATTTGTAGTCAGAAAGCAGCAGCGTGCCTCAGTGAACACAGCAGTGGGTAGTCTAGAAAGGTGATAGCTAGATGAAAACAAGGAGCCAAGTCAAGTATTAAGgcagagaaataaaaggcagGCGGACGTGCGTTGCACAGAGAGGGATATAATGACAGTGGAAAACAAGAGCGGGGAGACTGTTGCTGAGGAGAGGGAAACGAGCCGTGCTGCATCCAGTCCTGCAGCAGAGTGTATAGGAGCGCCGTTACATAATCGCTCCCTCTCTGGCTTCTGTGGATTGGATGGGTTGAGGTTACGCAACTGCTTATTTACGGCAGAGTGAAGAAGGAAATAGGGAACAAAATAATCTGGTTTgaagtgtgtgcgtgcatgttaGCACGTCGTGATAGCTGCTGCCACCGAACGGTTCCTGGGTGACTCAAACCAGACAACATTATAAAAGACACATTTCCCTTTTGAGTAGACAGTCATATTCTGCCTCAGATGGTATGAATGTCAATGAGGAAGCTTTCTTTGGATTCCACATGACAGTCACACAATGTGCTATTTTACTGGACAAATACAGCTAATTCTATCTGGCTCTTCTTCCAGGAGTCATATCTTCTGCTCACAGTCTTTCCTTTATtatatctcacacacacaaacactgagtaCAAGGATTGTGTGCCATCTTGTAGGAGTTATGTCATTTCACCCTTCCTACCCCCACTGAGAAGAGCTTAAAGCTGTAGAGCGGCAGCCATGTTGAAGACAATAGagggacaaaagaaaaagaggccAGTGCTAGGCAGGCGTCCAGGTTCGCACTGTGAAATAATGTgacctctccatctctctctctctctctctctctctctctctgtctttctttcagcCACCATGACTCACCAGTATCCCGCACTGACTCCTGAGCTGAAGAAGGAGCTGCAGGAAATCGCTCAGAGGATAGTAGCTCCAGGAAAGGGCATCCTCGCAGCTGATGAGTCCACCGGTATGcgcatgtttgtgtgaatgcaaaatcataaataaatatcagaGATGATGATCCTATTTAAGTAAAGCTGTCCTTCTGCTGGAAAGTTTGCTCCTTACACTGTAGAGGTCCTACATCATTATTAAAGAAATGATCTTTAGGACCAGTCTGCAGGACCAAGGTTCAAGGCCGCATATCTGTGAACATCTGGCCTGCTGTTACCAGTCAGCTATCCCTGGTAGCTTCAGGGGTACTGAACACACCCTAATTTATGTATGACATCATCCGTATTTTGATTAACCATTGTGATCACTTTGTTCTAAACCTTCTTTATAAAATTCATAGAGCCAGATGTGAATACTGAAGGAATTTACTTTCACACTCAACAGAATTATACTCTTTAATGTCCAATCaagacatatttatttatagataatAGGTACAGGTATTAATATCAGTTTTTACACCCAAAATAATCCTGGATGTTTTTAAAAGGATCCGTTTGAGCTGATTTTCAACTGCATTTTTTGTTCTCACGCAttaaacagatgttttgttcTGCTCTACTGAGTCTTTCTTAATCTGAGTCTATCAGTATgaataattgtgtgtgtttgtcgtCTACAGGGAGCATGGCCAAACGCTTGAACCCCATCGGGGTTGAGAACACAGAGGAGAACAGGCGCCGCTACCGCCAGCTGCTCTTCACAGCCGACCAGCGCATCGACAGCTGTATCGGCGGGGTCATCTTCTTCCATGAAACCCTCTACCAGAACACAGACGATGGCACTAACTTCGCTAAGCTCATCAAAGACCGCGGCATCGTTGTTGGCATCAAGGTACATATTACTCAATGTAGCAGTTAATCACTTCAGTCATTTGTAAATCTCTTTAATCTCTTTTTGGAGTAAAAAGTAGGTTTCATCTGGCCTCACAGTCACTTCAAAATGCTCATATTCTCCTCCTACAATTCAACCATTCTCCCACATCTCTTTAACCATTTCCTAATTTCAtctattgattgtttttattatgcctCGGGTTGTCCGTCCGTCCTATTCTCATGAACGCAATATCTCAGGaattgagggaatttcttcaaatttggaaCAAACGTCCACTTAGACtgaaggatgaactgattagaatttgttGGATGAAGATCAAAGTCACATGTTTTTGcccataactcaagaattcatatgctaattatgacaaagtttcacacaataggataaaataataaagtgatgacattttatatccaaaaggtcaaagtttAACTTCACTGTGGCCgttattcaacaccataactcgggaacagaaggggagattgtgaccatattcaCATTTGGTTGGACATTGAATTGGTAACACTAATCTTGGTGCcaaccttgaaactgtggtgatgtGGTGAACCAGGACAGGGGGCCTCCTGTTCCTCTGATAGTCCACCACAAGCTCATGGGTTTTGCTGATATTGAGCTTCAAGTGATTATTGCTGCACCGTGTGACGAAGCTCTCTATCAGTCCTCTGTACTCCTCTGTAAAAAAAGTCTCTGAGTGAAGACAGCATGTTTCTCACTGGAAATTAGTCATTGGAATCATACATGTCAGTAAAGTGATAACTtccatttcaccaaaaaaaaaactcaatacCTTTTATGAAATTCCTCCaaagtctggacagacatggaggtaaactgcaacttgactggttggccGAGGCAACGCTCAACTTCTCACTTATAAAGCACAAGTCTGTCTCGAGTCTGTGAGTCTCAAAAGCTACAGTGAAGCTTATTTTGTAGCTGTTTGCTTTGGTGATAAATTCCTCCACAGCCACAGTGTTGATATTATACTACAGCCAAGTATTTCAGTTCAGCAGACAAAGTCACAGTCATCATTTGTTTGGCAGGGAAGACTAGAAATGTTCCTGCACTGTGTATGAAAACATAAACTCGTTGTCAATAGttttagacacacacagactcacttATAATAGCAGATCAGGTTGTGAGGACAAACTGTGTTcaagaaagctgttttcagttgTAAGTGAGTGGAAAATTGGTGTACTTAAGAATTTGAAGGACATTTAAGTGTAATTTAAAACTATTTCTGTCTTCACAGGTGGACAAAGGTGTTGTGCCCCTCGCTGGAACAAATGGAGAGACCACCACTCAGGGTAGGAGGCATTAGGAACACACACAACCCACATAAcctcacaaacatcacaaaaccCTTACTGTATTTCTAACGGatggttctgtgtgtgtgtgtgctggagtgCAGGTCTGGACGGGCTGTCCGAGCGTTGCGCGCAGTACAAGAAGGACGGTGCAGACTTTGCCAAGTGGCGCTGTGTGCTGAAGATCAGCGAGACCACGCCGTCTGAGCTGGCCATCTTTGAGAACGCTAATGTACTTGCACGATATGCTAGCATCTGCCAGCAGGTTGGTGTGAGATTACAGAGCATGTCATTAAGTcataaatgaatttaaatgccTGATCATACTCACAGCTCACTGCTAAAACTCAATGTAGTTCAACAGAGTTTCAGCACTGAAACAAACTCATGGAGTTTATCTGTATGTAAGAGTTTACCTTAAATTTACACTTTATAATGTCTCCTAGAATGGTATTGTTCCTATTGTGGAGCCTGAGATCCTTCCTGATGGAGAACATGACCTGAAGCGTTGCCAGTACGTCACTGAGAAGGTAATTTACTGAGGAATACATATATGACACACTATCTTATGATGCTTATATTTTACAACATGTCAGTAAAGACGCTCTGACATACATCTGTCTTCTAGGTCCTAGCTGCAGTGTACAAGGCTCTGTCAGACCACCATGTGTACCTGGAAGGGACACTGCTGAAACCCAACATGGTCACACCCGGACACTCCTGCCCCACCAAGTACAGCAGCGAGGAAATCGCCATGGCTACTGTCACCGCTCTGCGTCGCACTGTGCCTCCTGCAGTCACAGGTCAGATACAGCTGTATGAAATGTGcagaaaatataagaaacagAGTAGCTCGTCCAATATACTTCAAAATTCCAAGTTTGAGCAGGTAGATAACGTGTTTTTATGtgcttgtttctgtcttttctcagGAGTGACATTTTTGTCAGGCGGCCAGTCCGAAGAGGAGGCCAGTGTGAACCTTAATTCCATTAACAACTGTCCGCTCGCCAAGCCCTGGGCCCTGACTTTCTCCTATGGCCGCGCCCTGCAGGCCTCTGCCCTGAACGCATGGAAAGGAGAGCTGAACAACGAGAAGGCCGCCACCGAGGAGTTCATCAAACGTGCCGAGGTCAGACAAAACTCTGTGCGGACACCAGACACTGTCACACTGAAACTTCCTCCATGCTGTGttgttaatctttttttttttttgtcttttctgtcttcttcagGCAAATGGTCAGGCTTCACTCGGCAAGTACGAGTCTTCCGGTACCGCAGGCTCTGCAGGAAAATCCCTCTACGTGGCAAATCACGCCTACTAAACATCAAACGACCACATTCAGCTGTGGCCTAGTTATAGTCTTATATCTGCTCT
Proteins encoded in this region:
- the aldocb gene encoding fructose-bisphosphate aldolase C-B, giving the protein MTHQYPALTPELKKELQEIAQRIVAPGKGILAADESTGSMAKRLNPIGVENTEENRRRYRQLLFTADQRIDSCIGGVIFFHETLYQNTDDGTNFAKLIKDRGIVVGIKVDKGVVPLAGTNGETTTQGLDGLSERCAQYKKDGADFAKWRCVLKISETTPSELAIFENANVLARYASICQQNGIVPIVEPEILPDGEHDLKRCQYVTEKVLAAVYKALSDHHVYLEGTLLKPNMVTPGHSCPTKYSSEEIAMATVTALRRTVPPAVTGVTFLSGGQSEEEASVNLNSINNCPLAKPWALTFSYGRALQASALNAWKGELNNEKAATEEFIKRAEANGQASLGKYESSGTAGSAGKSLYVANHAY